From the genome of Nasonia vitripennis strain AsymCx chromosome 1, Nvit_psr_1.1, whole genome shotgun sequence, one region includes:
- the LOC100123609 gene encoding transcription elongation factor B polypeptide 3, producing the protein MSMAMSTEEKIRHYQRSIDRSVEDKARLLHCINVLSKLPVTVQHLQNTGIGRTVNALRKIDEGVGDAAKCLVSKWKYMVANTDTSEDEDEACVPDVPESYDSPECDCEPEKSSNDVQINGPVALRVTPPVASSIVFDEDSPPNLHSHSANNDRKVDSDDQNEEPEKTHDNHNDDTHEEEQTTSHKSSSSKDKHASKSSKHSSKSSSKDRSSNKESDKSKSTHKHTSKYDHKHKHKSSKSDKDSENSDHKSKDRSKSKSESSQSSSPSTSKEKKHGDENEKKRKHDSSSSDEESCKKKKMKVSSDEEDMDTDNFVIGADRSSDDGKQEDIEVVEDHKEKKRSSSSHSKTKDSSLKGESQSDKSKSKDEHRSSNSNSSKAKSSSDTVKKDERHSTSKSDERGKESKSKSDEHRSKESSKSKTSHSSSSSSSKDKENDRDKDKHGKDKAKESSSKSQKDDKERSKSKDKEHKGKSKDEQKDHKKHKESNDSKEHKEKNKVKKTASGDGEIDCNSGTSFADALGMCTMLPPSSKKKKENTSSSLPKSSKTEKHNSSGSSTPTNNRASTSKIISEPPNSSDALPLLSPNIKLGPLPIEKEVDISSTLAEPSVRYEPLPPTSKICPIKRKETEAHLLSLAIYAKSARTKVYSGNKTGYTNVPTLYDMCIRVLIENIDALEYTGGVPYYIIKPVLERATPDQLFMLEHHNPYLIEESGSLWQYHCNKDFRNKHREEMESWREMYMRCLDEREAKLKALTANIKQSIDKSTPVRSTKLAYVDNVVKPPRSVLRKQAKYGTANTSSKSSDIKKKIIAAAAGPSSDASSNVRISVPPPPSSRARMTSSSTIKKQKAPLMAKALQAIRGRYKR; encoded by the exons ATGTCCATGGCCATGTCAACGGAGGAGAAGATCCGACACTACCAGAGGAGCATCGACAGGTCCGTCGAGGACAAAGCGAGG CTACTTCACTGCATTAACGTGCTATCCAAATTACCTGTAACTGTACAACATCTACAGAATACTGGTATTGGGCGTACTGTGAATGCTCTAAGAAAGATTGATGAGGGTGTGGGAGATGCAGCAAAATGTTTGGTGTCCAAATGGAAGTACATGGTTGCCAATACCGATACAAGTGAAGATGAAGATGAAGCTTGTGTACCAGATGTTCCAGAGAGTTATGATTCACCTGAATGTGATTGTGAACCAGAAAAAAGCTCAAATGATGTTCAAATTAATGGACCAGTAGCTTTGAGAGTAACACCTCCAGTTGCCTCTTCTATTGTTTTCGATGAGGATAGTCCACCAAATTTGCATAGCCATTCAGCAAACAATGACAGGAAGGTAGATTCCGATGATCAGAATGAGGAGCCAGAAAAGACTCATGATAACCATAATGATGATACACATGAAGAAGAGCAAACCACAAG CCACAAAAGTAGCAGTTCAAAAGATAAACATGCAAGTAAATCATCCAAACACTCTTCTAAGTCATCAAGCAAGGATAGAAGTTCAAACAAAGAATCCGATAAATCCAAATCAACCCATAAGCATACAAGTAAATATGATCACAAACATAAACATAAATCTTCCAAAAGTGATAAAGACTCTGAAAATAGCGATCACAAATCGAAAGATAGAAGCAAAAGTAAATCAGAGTCTTCCCAATCATCTTCTCCTTCCACaagcaaagagaaaaaacatggagatgaaaacgaaaaaaaacgaaagcaCGATTCAAGCTCCAGCGATGAGGAGAGTtgcaaaaagaagaaaatgaaagtATCAAGTGATGAAGAAGATATGGACACGGATAATTTTGTGATAGGTGCCGATCGTTCATCAGACGATGGAAAACAAGAGGATATCGAAGTAGTGGAGGATCACAAGGAGAAAAAACGATCGTCGAGTAGTCATTCTAAAACGAAGGATTCTAGTCTTAAAGGCGAAAGCCAAAGTGATAAATCCAAGTCGAAAGATGAACATCGAAGCAGTAACTCAAACTCCAG CAAAGCCAAATCGTCCAGTGATACAGTAAAAAAAGACGAACGGCATTCTACATCCAAATCTGATGAGCGTGGAAAGGAAAGTAAAAGCAAGAGCGATGAGCACCGCTCCAAAGAATCATCCAAGTCGAAAACATCTCACAGTTCCTCTAGCAGTAGTAGTAAAGATAAGGAAAACGATAGAGATAAGGACAAACACGGCAAGGACAAGGCAAAAGAATCAAGTAGCAAGAGTCAAAAAGATGATAAAGAAAGGAGCAAAAGCAAGGATAAGGAGCATAAAGGTAAGAGTAAGGATGAACAAAAGGACCACAAGAAACACAAGGAAAGTAATGATAGCAAAGAACAtaaggagaaaaataaagtgaaGAAGACTGCAAGTGGTGATGGTGAAATCGATTGCAATTCAGGTACAAGTTTTGCAGATGCTCTTGGTATGTGTACAATGCTTCCACCGTcatctaaaaagaaaaaagaaaatacctCCTCGAGCTTACCAAAGTCCAGTAAAACTGAAAAACACAATAGTTCAGGTTCATCCACGCCGACGAACAATAGAGCTTCAACTAGTAAAATAATCAGTGAACCGCCAAATAGTTCTGAC gcTTTACCGCTACTATCGCCGAACATTAAATTAGGACCTCTTCCAATTGAGAAGGAAGTAGATATATCATCTACCTTAGCAGAGCCCAGCGTTCGTTACGAACCCTTACCTCCAACGTCTAAAATCTGTCCTATTAAACGTAAAGAAACTGAAGCCCATTTGTTATCTTTAGCTATCTACGCCAAATCTGCAAGGACAAAGGTGTATTCAGGAAACAAGACTGGTTACACAAATGTACCTACACTTTACGACATGTGCATTCGCGTGCTGATTGAAAACATCGATG CTCTCGAATACACTGGCGGAGTACCTTACTAcatcataaaaccagttctgGAGCGAGCCACGCCTGATCAACTATTTATGCTTGAGCACCATAACCCGTACTTAATAGAAGAGTCGGGCTCCCTGTGGCAATATCATTGTAACAAAGACTTCAGGAATAAACACAGAGAAGAAATGGAAAGTTGGCGAGAAATGTATATG CGTTGCTTAGACGAGCGAGAAGCAAAATTGAAAGCTTTAACTGCTAATATAAAGCAATCTATTGATAAATCCACTCCTGTACGATCGACAAAACTCGCGTACGTGGACAACGTGGTAAAGCCACCACGCAGTGTTTTACGCAAGCAAGCCAAGTACGGAACAGCGAACACCTCGAGCAAATCCTCGGACATCAAAAAGAAGATcatcgctgcagcagctgGACCGAGCAGCGATGCTTCGTCCAACGTGCGAATCTCCGTGCCTCCTCCACctagttcgcgcgcgcgaatgacCT cctCCTCTACCATTAAGAAACAAAAGGCTCCACTCATGGCAAAGGCGTTGCAAGCCATTAGAGGACGATACAAGCGATAG
- the LOC100123615 gene encoding TAF5-like RNA polymerase II p300/CBP-associated factor-associated factor 65 kDa subunit 5L isoform X2 has protein sequence MREKQQVQTARIRVEIYIQDTDVFKKPERANCRSSEEMTLSVTAECGTSRDNSIVFSAISNDVVAADQAYQKLKHCINGLANEKLRMELRGILYPVFCHLYLEMLHAGNRQAAVQFMRSYQGDFTSDTEKDFLDELSSVFSIQDIELRPLVNVFRTRKYKVDLSDEAHIILQKFLTKYGHVILMQVINTHVTVIKNLSDLYASVDENEEDSEKKADVTINGHVEQPCGTGVDREMRELQEAIRLMRNTAHQPLRIFTVNNAIENASCGIITPNMDKLAAGFSTAEIRLWGIGETVLTRPRFRNPSIALACDPSPSVEILDEDEIDEAGAVVLRGHSDVIHDMRFIPEPEILLSVSSDKDMRAWRLNDYTCAAVYSGHNYPIWCMDTSVFNLYIATGSHDRTAKLWSLDRTFPLRIYAGHFLDVNCVRFHPNTQYLATGSSDKTVRLWNKDDGNLLRVYVGAQSTIFSVAFSPDGKYLASAGDDKSITIWDLATNAVLTELKGHQDSVMNLDWSSDGEFIASSSLDGIVHLWSTQECIKTGNVGSSNPTSTANPQIYTTNCSSILSLRYYNKNNSLVCIGTT, from the exons ATGCGAGAGAAGCAGCAGGTGCAAACTGCGCGCATCCGCGTCGAGATCTATATACAa GATACGGACGTATTCAAGAAACCCGAAAGGGCCAACTGCCGCAGCAGTGAGGAGATGACATTGAGCGTTACAGCAGAGTGCGGTACTTCCAGAGACAACTCCATTGTCTTCAGCGCCATTTCCAATGATGTTGTGGCTGCGGATCAAGCTTATCAGAA GCTCAAACACTGTATTAATGGACTGGCGAACGAGAAGCTCAGGATGGAACTACGGGGTATCCTCTATCCTGTATTCTGTCATCTCTACCTGGAAATGCTTCATGCTGGCAATCGTCAGGCTGCTGTGCAGTTCATGAGAAGCTACCAGGGAGACTTTACATCTGACACAGAGAAGGACTTTCTGGATGAGCTTTCCAGTGTCTTCTCCATCCAGGATATAGAACTGAGACCACTCGTCAATGTCTTTAGAACACGAAAGTACAAGGTCGACTTGTCTGATGAGGCGCACATAATCCTGCAAAAGTTCCTCACCAAGTACGGCCATGTCATACTGATGCAGGTAATCAACACACACGTGACAGTAATAAAAAACCTGTCAGATCTCTACGCGAGCGTTGACGAGAATGAAGAGGACAGCGAAAAGAAGGCCGACGTTACGATAAATGGCCATGTCGAGCAGCCCTGTGGTACTGGCGTCGATCGCGAGATGCGTGAGCTCCAGGAGGCCATCAGATTGATGAGGAACACCGCGCATCAACCGCTTCGGATATTCACAGTCAACAATGCCATAGAAAA CGCGAGTTGCGGTATCATCACACCTAACATGGACAAGCTCGCCGCGGGTTTCAGTACGGCGGAGATCAGACTTTGGGGAATCGGCGAGACGGTGCTCACGAGGCCAAGGTTCAGGAATCCCAGTATTGCACTCGCTTGTGATCCTTCGCCCTCTGTAGAAATTCTGGATGAAGATGAAAT AGATGAAGCTGGGGCAGTCGTACTCAGGGGTCATTCGGACGTTATTCACGACATGAGATTCATTCCTGAGCCTGAAATCCTTCTCTCAGTATCAAGTGACAAAGATATGAGGGCTTGGAGACTTAACGATTATACTTGTGCAGCAGTTTATAG CGGTCACAATTATCCTATTTGGTGTATGGATACCAGTGTATTTAATTTGTACATAGCAACTGGTTCTCATGATAGAACAGCCAAACTATGGTCGTTAGATAGGACTTTTCCACTTAGGATATATGCCGGTCATTTCCTGGATGTAAAC TGCGTAAGGTTTCATCCTAACACTCAGTACTTGGCAACTGGATCCTCTGATAAGACTGTTAGACTTTGGAATAAGGACGACGGCAATCTTCTGAGAGTCTATGTTGGGGCTCAGTCGACCATTTTTAGCGTTGCCTTTAGTCCTGACGGAAAGTACTTGGCATCTGCCG gcGACGATAAAAGTATAACGATATGGGATTTAGCGACAAACGCCGTGCTGACGGAATTGAAAGGTCACCAGGACTCGGTAATGAATTTAGATTGGAGTTCCGATGGCGAATTTATTGCAAGCTCTAGCTTAGATGGTATCGTACATCTTTGGTCGACTCAAGAGTGTATAAAAACAGGAAAtgt CGGTTCATCGAATCCTACGTCAACTGCCAATCCTCAGATATACACGACGAATTGTTCAAGTATATTGTCTCTACGCTATTACAATAAGAACAATTCACTCGTATGCATCGGCACGACGTAA
- the LOC100123615 gene encoding TAF5-like RNA polymerase II p300/CBP-associated factor-associated factor 65 kDa subunit 5L isoform X1, with protein sequence MCSAFVVLQASVSRDTASPGPAVTCDQMKMKRCTKLDVINATVESYLKRRRYQDTDVFKKPERANCRSSEEMTLSVTAECGTSRDNSIVFSAISNDVVAADQAYQKLKHCINGLANEKLRMELRGILYPVFCHLYLEMLHAGNRQAAVQFMRSYQGDFTSDTEKDFLDELSSVFSIQDIELRPLVNVFRTRKYKVDLSDEAHIILQKFLTKYGHVILMQVINTHVTVIKNLSDLYASVDENEEDSEKKADVTINGHVEQPCGTGVDREMRELQEAIRLMRNTAHQPLRIFTVNNAIENASCGIITPNMDKLAAGFSTAEIRLWGIGETVLTRPRFRNPSIALACDPSPSVEILDEDEIDEAGAVVLRGHSDVIHDMRFIPEPEILLSVSSDKDMRAWRLNDYTCAAVYSGHNYPIWCMDTSVFNLYIATGSHDRTAKLWSLDRTFPLRIYAGHFLDVNCVRFHPNTQYLATGSSDKTVRLWNKDDGNLLRVYVGAQSTIFSVAFSPDGKYLASAGDDKSITIWDLATNAVLTELKGHQDSVMNLDWSSDGEFIASSSLDGIVHLWSTQECIKTGNVGSSNPTSTANPQIYTTNCSSILSLRYYNKNNSLVCIGTT encoded by the exons ATGTGCTCGGCCTTCGTGGTTCTTCAGGCCAGCGTCAGTCGAGACACCGCCTCACCGGGGCCCGCTGTAACTTGTGACCAGATGAAGATGAAACGCTGCACGAAGCTCGATGTCATCAACGCGACCGTCGAGTCCTACCTGAAGCGTCGCCGTTACCAG GATACGGACGTATTCAAGAAACCCGAAAGGGCCAACTGCCGCAGCAGTGAGGAGATGACATTGAGCGTTACAGCAGAGTGCGGTACTTCCAGAGACAACTCCATTGTCTTCAGCGCCATTTCCAATGATGTTGTGGCTGCGGATCAAGCTTATCAGAA GCTCAAACACTGTATTAATGGACTGGCGAACGAGAAGCTCAGGATGGAACTACGGGGTATCCTCTATCCTGTATTCTGTCATCTCTACCTGGAAATGCTTCATGCTGGCAATCGTCAGGCTGCTGTGCAGTTCATGAGAAGCTACCAGGGAGACTTTACATCTGACACAGAGAAGGACTTTCTGGATGAGCTTTCCAGTGTCTTCTCCATCCAGGATATAGAACTGAGACCACTCGTCAATGTCTTTAGAACACGAAAGTACAAGGTCGACTTGTCTGATGAGGCGCACATAATCCTGCAAAAGTTCCTCACCAAGTACGGCCATGTCATACTGATGCAGGTAATCAACACACACGTGACAGTAATAAAAAACCTGTCAGATCTCTACGCGAGCGTTGACGAGAATGAAGAGGACAGCGAAAAGAAGGCCGACGTTACGATAAATGGCCATGTCGAGCAGCCCTGTGGTACTGGCGTCGATCGCGAGATGCGTGAGCTCCAGGAGGCCATCAGATTGATGAGGAACACCGCGCATCAACCGCTTCGGATATTCACAGTCAACAATGCCATAGAAAA CGCGAGTTGCGGTATCATCACACCTAACATGGACAAGCTCGCCGCGGGTTTCAGTACGGCGGAGATCAGACTTTGGGGAATCGGCGAGACGGTGCTCACGAGGCCAAGGTTCAGGAATCCCAGTATTGCACTCGCTTGTGATCCTTCGCCCTCTGTAGAAATTCTGGATGAAGATGAAAT AGATGAAGCTGGGGCAGTCGTACTCAGGGGTCATTCGGACGTTATTCACGACATGAGATTCATTCCTGAGCCTGAAATCCTTCTCTCAGTATCAAGTGACAAAGATATGAGGGCTTGGAGACTTAACGATTATACTTGTGCAGCAGTTTATAG CGGTCACAATTATCCTATTTGGTGTATGGATACCAGTGTATTTAATTTGTACATAGCAACTGGTTCTCATGATAGAACAGCCAAACTATGGTCGTTAGATAGGACTTTTCCACTTAGGATATATGCCGGTCATTTCCTGGATGTAAAC TGCGTAAGGTTTCATCCTAACACTCAGTACTTGGCAACTGGATCCTCTGATAAGACTGTTAGACTTTGGAATAAGGACGACGGCAATCTTCTGAGAGTCTATGTTGGGGCTCAGTCGACCATTTTTAGCGTTGCCTTTAGTCCTGACGGAAAGTACTTGGCATCTGCCG gcGACGATAAAAGTATAACGATATGGGATTTAGCGACAAACGCCGTGCTGACGGAATTGAAAGGTCACCAGGACTCGGTAATGAATTTAGATTGGAGTTCCGATGGCGAATTTATTGCAAGCTCTAGCTTAGATGGTATCGTACATCTTTGGTCGACTCAAGAGTGTATAAAAACAGGAAAtgt CGGTTCATCGAATCCTACGTCAACTGCCAATCCTCAGATATACACGACGAATTGTTCAAGTATATTGTCTCTACGCTATTACAATAAGAACAATTCACTCGTATGCATCGGCACGACGTAA
- the LOC100123620 gene encoding golgin-45 isoform X2, which yields MNEEIATFSCSRKSSIRSVSSTNQDVQTMACSKRTQGDGMENIPPEKAADVVEKPIKVRLGEALIYHPTNLKQQKSTPPVTPTGQIVKEPKFVPYEPYKAAVNPIVPYKKKKKKAPKNNLDINVMVTQLANLKTEETKKKSQSDDKPITVESEVDSLKKQYEAEIQKLKEENSQLENQLKFQAQVNGELKNLLVAAVGEDLETRVHLLTEDKLQLARALLNSAQHLSTHQEQTEWLAGQCEVWRSKFLASSLMVEELAKWKAALCQRTTDLQESVKRLLEERSKVRDTALRTYRTLSILRENFDPVGAARRHELPSTNVIDLSDGCCQLAELLKVHLLSGMDKINLRKEINITGLDMKTTAEKNAEQLLMTPNLLMSGRQDAACSAVMGAAVAVGGRMFLPSGSSSANLANMACCPHCSGEVKQV from the exons ATGAACGAGGAGATAGCGACTTTTTCGTGCTCCAGGAAGAGCAGCATTCGTAGTGTCTCGTCCACTAATCAAG ATGTTCAAACCATGGCGTGTTCCAAGAGAACTCAGGGAGACGGTATGGAGAACATACCTCCAGAGAAAGCTGCAGATGTTGTGGAAAAGCCAATCAAAGTGAGACTGGGAGAGGCTTTGATCTACCATCCGACAAATCTGAAACAGCAGAAATCTACGCCACCTGTCACTCCCACTGGCCAGATA GTCAAGGAGCCCAAATTTGTTCCATACGAGCCTTACAAAGCTGCTGTCAATCCAATAGTACCTtacaagaagaaaaagaagaaggctCCCAAGAATAACTTGGACATCAATGTCATGGTTACACAGCTGGCTAATTTAAAGACTGAAGAAACAAAGAAGAAAAGTCAAAGTGACGATAAACCGATCACAGTAGAGAGCGAAGTAGATAGTTTAAAGAAGCAATATGAAGCTGAAATCCAAAAACTGAAGGAGGAGAATAGTCAATTAGAGAATCAGCTGAAATTCCAAGCTCAG GTCAATGGAGAActgaaaaatttattagtGGCAGCTGTAGGTGAAGATTTAGAAACAAGGGTCCACTTGCTGACTGAGGATAAATTGCAATTGGCTAGAGCTCTGTTAAATTCAGCACAACATCTCAGCACACATCAGGAGCAGACTGAGTGGCTGGCAGGACAGTGTGAAGTCTGGAGGAGTAAATTTTTAGCTAGCAG CTTGATGGTTGAAGAACTTGCCAAATGGAAAGCTGCTTTATGTCAACGAACTACCGATCTCCAGGAGTCGGTGAAAAGACTCTTAGAGGAGCGCAGCAAAGTTAGAGACACTGCCTTGAGGACGTATCG aacaTTGAGTATTCTTCGCGAGAATTTCGACCCTGTCGGAGCTGCCAGGCGCCACGAACTTCCCAGCACAAACGTAATCGACTTGTCTGACGGTTGCTGCCAGCTGGCCGAACTCCTGAAAGTGCATTTACTCAGTGGCATGGATAAGATTAACTTGCGTAAGGAGATCAACATAACCGGCCTCGACATGAAGACCACAGCCGAGAAAAACGCAGAACAG CTACTGATGACCCCGAACCTGCTAATGTCGGGTCGCCAGGACGCGGCATGTAGCGCAGTGATGGGCGCAGCCGTAGCCGTGGGTGGACGCATGTTCCTGCCCTCCGGATCATCATCCGCAAATCTGGCCAACATGGCCTGCTGTCCACACTGCAGCGGCGAAGTCAAACAAGTCTGA
- the LOC100123620 gene encoding golgin-45 isoform X1 has protein sequence MNEEIATFSCSRKSSIRSVSSTNQDVQTMACSKRTQGDGMENIPPEKAADVVEKPIKVRLGEALIYHPTNLKQQKSTPPVTPTGQIVNLIPQTIQRIKKDKHILHSFKVKEPKFVPYEPYKAAVNPIVPYKKKKKKAPKNNLDINVMVTQLANLKTEETKKKSQSDDKPITVESEVDSLKKQYEAEIQKLKEENSQLENQLKFQAQVNGELKNLLVAAVGEDLETRVHLLTEDKLQLARALLNSAQHLSTHQEQTEWLAGQCEVWRSKFLASSLMVEELAKWKAALCQRTTDLQESVKRLLEERSKVRDTALRTYRTLSILRENFDPVGAARRHELPSTNVIDLSDGCCQLAELLKVHLLSGMDKINLRKEINITGLDMKTTAEKNAEQLLMTPNLLMSGRQDAACSAVMGAAVAVGGRMFLPSGSSSANLANMACCPHCSGEVKQV, from the exons ATGAACGAGGAGATAGCGACTTTTTCGTGCTCCAGGAAGAGCAGCATTCGTAGTGTCTCGTCCACTAATCAAG ATGTTCAAACCATGGCGTGTTCCAAGAGAACTCAGGGAGACGGTATGGAGAACATACCTCCAGAGAAAGCTGCAGATGTTGTGGAAAAGCCAATCAAAGTGAGACTGGGAGAGGCTTTGATCTACCATCCGACAAATCTGAAACAGCAGAAATCTACGCCACCTGTCACTCCCACTGGCCAGATAGTAAACTTAATTCCTCAGACAATACAGCGAATCAAAAAAGATAAGCACATACTACATTCCTTCAAGGTCAAGGAGCCCAAATTTGTTCCATACGAGCCTTACAAAGCTGCTGTCAATCCAATAGTACCTtacaagaagaaaaagaagaaggctCCCAAGAATAACTTGGACATCAATGTCATGGTTACACAGCTGGCTAATTTAAAGACTGAAGAAACAAAGAAGAAAAGTCAAAGTGACGATAAACCGATCACAGTAGAGAGCGAAGTAGATAGTTTAAAGAAGCAATATGAAGCTGAAATCCAAAAACTGAAGGAGGAGAATAGTCAATTAGAGAATCAGCTGAAATTCCAAGCTCAG GTCAATGGAGAActgaaaaatttattagtGGCAGCTGTAGGTGAAGATTTAGAAACAAGGGTCCACTTGCTGACTGAGGATAAATTGCAATTGGCTAGAGCTCTGTTAAATTCAGCACAACATCTCAGCACACATCAGGAGCAGACTGAGTGGCTGGCAGGACAGTGTGAAGTCTGGAGGAGTAAATTTTTAGCTAGCAG CTTGATGGTTGAAGAACTTGCCAAATGGAAAGCTGCTTTATGTCAACGAACTACCGATCTCCAGGAGTCGGTGAAAAGACTCTTAGAGGAGCGCAGCAAAGTTAGAGACACTGCCTTGAGGACGTATCG aacaTTGAGTATTCTTCGCGAGAATTTCGACCCTGTCGGAGCTGCCAGGCGCCACGAACTTCCCAGCACAAACGTAATCGACTTGTCTGACGGTTGCTGCCAGCTGGCCGAACTCCTGAAAGTGCATTTACTCAGTGGCATGGATAAGATTAACTTGCGTAAGGAGATCAACATAACCGGCCTCGACATGAAGACCACAGCCGAGAAAAACGCAGAACAG CTACTGATGACCCCGAACCTGCTAATGTCGGGTCGCCAGGACGCGGCATGTAGCGCAGTGATGGGCGCAGCCGTAGCCGTGGGTGGACGCATGTTCCTGCCCTCCGGATCATCATCCGCAAATCTGGCCAACATGGCCTGCTGTCCACACTGCAGCGGCGAAGTCAAACAAGTCTGA